CAAAGTTTGGAGGCGATCTCCCCCAACTGTTGACacttatcattttcttttttattttcctcctcCTGCTTCAGTTATTGCAAACTTTCCTATAATAAGTGTGTGGAATCATTTTATCTCAGCAAAACAGTATCATAACTTGCCATTTTACAATAAGCCCTGTATTTCACATATATTTACCAGTGATGTGTATTCGttattataaaagaaaaatagccgTAAAAGCTTCATTATGTTACACAATATTGTGACTTTTTTCGAAAAACTGTGAAGACTTATCTTGCATATACTTTATACAGAAGTATTAAGCCTTAAtacaaaagactaaaaaaagtGTGGAAGAATAAACTGATTGTTGCTAAGTAAGGATGATTTTTGTAAATGTTACCagcactttttttgtaattttcacTCTCTGAGGTATTGTACAAGTTCAAGCTGTTTGTGAAGTTTGATTatgaaggaataaaaaaaaaaactagtacgTTCCTGTACTTCACACAATGTCCTAAAGGCTTTTCATTTCCCACCCCTTTCTTTCGAACTCCAAATACGATGAAACCTTGAAGAATGATCCACTCCATTCTGACTCATTTTCTCCCATAGGATGTCATGGAAATAGAAATGATCAGATAAAACAAACCATTCTTAACACCATTGACTTTAATGACAAGCGGGGGTGTAATAACAGTAAATAAGAAacacttgtttctttttttttttaccgcaaCTGTCGCACTAGTACTTCTACACTAATCTAAGATCAATAAAACACTACTACAATTGTACCTCAGAGGTGTTTGAAATCtgagttgtattttattttttccactaaAGCCTCAGCTCGTGACCTCTTGCATAGCTGTATAACAGTAAGCCTGTAACTCATTATACTAAACAAAAGAACAGCCATAAATAATATGCCTCATACAGTTGGGTGTTGTCCCAGAATGCATTTGGCAGCAAAAGTCTCCGGAAGAACCGCCAATGTTTTATCACACATTCATAAATAAGCATATAGTCTTTCTTTGCTTCACACATATGCACATTTGGGATTGGTTTGTTCATTCAAATGCAAGTTCAAATCGACTCTTGAGTATGAATGAAACTGGCTGTTGGAATAAGCCAGGAAGAAAATTTCAGGACCAGTGTCAAAACGATTTAGAGGTTGGGTGAGAAGGTTAGGGTTGCTCTGGCAGCCGTCCAAATCAAGAGATTGGACGTTAAACCCCGTCAATGGTAGACAATGACTTTAATAGGAAGTCATGCATGCATGCAAGTTCTTGCACAAATCACACACCCACGCACGTATCTTGGCCATAAAAGGAAAATAAGGAAACAATTTCCGGACATAAATTGCATTCAAACTTAACTCAATTTATGGCAgcgttttgttttaatctttaacattatttttaaacacttgaaccattaatatataatttacGTTAGAATTGCTTTAACGTGCATTTTAGTGATCCTAAGTCGGTTTTTGCTATAATATTAAAATGGGTACCTTGAGGTTACTCTAGCTTATTGAAAGTGTTTAACTgctccttaaaaaataaaatcatctttAATCTGAATAATACAAAAAGAACCAGGAAATGTTAATGGGATAGCAAGGAGTTCGTTTGCGATACTTTGTCGCCACCTAGCGTCATGTTCCTAAATTGCCAGTGATACTTAAAAATCCATACATGGCTCTGGTTTGTTCTAATTTCAATAGCTTTCCTATTAGAAGTCCGATCTGATGTAACCGTCtaaaattaaactaaaaatgCCCCCCTGCTCGAAATTTAGGATTTAATATTCACCAGaaatgattttgtaaactaaatgAAACTTATCTATTTATCATCATGAAGAAAATAGACATTTGTATGAGACATGACTTTAATGTTCCAAAAAGCAAGTGAAATGCCAAAGGTTTATTATTTATAGTGGTACCAAAACTATCACTGAACATATTTTAAGTATCCACCCCAACAAAACTGAACCATTAATGCAGTCTGCCAACTAAAAAGAACCATTGCTTAACCATTTAAGAATAAAAAGTGACAGAGATCTACTGTGCCTAACTAGCTAGATAGATGTAAGCCTAACAGTGAACACAGAAAGGGAAGCTCAAGAGGAGATAAGCACAGGTAAATATAGCAGTTGAGTGTAATCCACTTTTTCATGAACCAGTGTACTCATGCTACTGCAGTGGAGGAAAGAGAATGGACATTCATACTTGTAGTTTGTTCCCCAGAATGATTTATTGGGTTTGGGACCATACAAACCTATTGAATAACAGGAGGCATTATACTTTTAGGAATGACAAATGGTTGAGAGAGGGGGTGCAGAACGCTTAAAATCAAGATGCACAACTTACAGCCATTTACCCACAGCTAAGTGGACAGGACACTATAGTTTTGTTCCCATAAATAAGGCAGAATGCAGAGTCCATAAGAAATGGAAAGTTATTACATTTAGCCGAATTGGACAGTGAGGTGACGATGTGACGCGTTATTTAGAGGACCTTTTTCAGCTCGTCGTACAAGACCAGCACAAAGGCGCCGCCCATGCCTCGCAGCACGTTGGACCAGGCGCCCTTGAAGAAGGCCTTGCCGCCCTCATCGCGGGCGATCTTACGCCAGCAGTCGATGGTGCCGGTGTACATGATGTCGGCTGTGCAATGAGACAGAGCAGAGTTAATAAGTAGTCCCAGTCGACGGGTTCCTAACCCGCAATAAGTCAAATCGACTCACCTCCTTTGCGTCCGGACTGCATCATCATACGTCTACGGACAGTGTCGAAGGGGTATGAGGTCAGGCCGGCGACGGCCGTCACGCTCTGGGCAATCATCCAGCTCACCAGAATGCTAGTGTTCTTGGAGTCGGGCAACATACCTGCCAATGACATTATACGCTCAAGTCACGTGGCCTTTGGtcaggatggaaaaaaaataggatccGAGTGAGTGCGCCTACCTTTGGCGGTGTCGTACATGCCGAAGTAAGCGGCCCTGTAAATGATGATGCCTTGCACGGACACGTTGAAACCCTGATACAAGCCACGCAGACCATCAGACTTGAAGATCTTGACCAGGCAGTCACCGAGACCGTTGAATTCCCTCCCGGCGCCGGCCTTGCCGACATCGGCCGCCAGACGGGTACGGGCGAAATCCAGGGGGTACACGAAGCACAGGGAGGTGGCTCCGGCGGCGCCACCTGAGGCCAGGTTGCCGGCGAAGTACCTCCAGAACTGAGCGCGCTTGTCAACGCCATCCAGGAAGATCTTCTTGTACTTGTCCTTGAAGGCGAAGTTGAGGGCCTGGGTGGGGAAATACCTGATGACATTGGCAAGGTTACCTCTCCAGAAGGAAAGGAAGCCCTGCTCCTTGGGAATACGGGTCACACAGTCCATGATTCCCTTATACTGCTTATCTGCTGTGATCTGCTTGCTGGCATGTTGCACCTGAATGGAGGGAAAGTGAAAAGAAATGAGTTATGTAAGAGTAAAACCAATTAGACTATGAGCATGCGACACATTACAAGGTTATGACCTTGGGACCCATTAAATCTTAACCTTTCACATTTTGCAACTAATTATTCACCACTATCAGCTCACGAGCAAACTAAGGCGGCACGCAGTTAAGAGTCTTAATTGTTGACAAGCATTGATATCCATAACAAAATTCACAATCGTGagcaaaaatgcacaaaacGTGACACGTATAAAGGAGACATTAGAAAGAGGGGGATAATTAAGTTAAACTTGTCAACCCAGTCGTGAGTATAACAGGACTAGCAGCCATTTCATGAGTCGACTTCCATATTAGCATTAAGCTGTCGGGTGATTTGCAATAAGGTGGAAATGCATAAATGTCAGTCTAACTCAAGTGTGACGAAAAAGGCTGGTAATTATCAAGTTATTAGGTGTTACGTCCATTAGTACACGATGTCCCGATGCCGCTGGAGTGTGTTTGTCCTTTGTTAGCAACGCCTGCTAAGGTTAACGTGGAGTAGAGGGGAAGGAAGCTAGCATTAGCAGCCGGCTCGTGTAGGTCATTGCAATCCCGTGATGACCTTAATGGTTTTAAACGACATTTTCCTGGTCCACACGCttcaaacacataaaaaaagaatcGCATTGATTTACAAGGGACAAACACTTAGATGTCAGTAGTTTATAGATTAGAAACGTGATGTGCCGCATTAAGCAAGTTGCCACAAGCTAGCAAACTAGCGGAGGAAAGACAGCTTTTTCCGGAAGACGTTTTTCACCTGAAGGAGAAGCTTCACTCTCTCAATGGGTGCGACGGCTGTTTTGGAGATAGCGGCAGAAATGCCGCCGGCCAAGAAGTCCTTGGCGAAAGAGATAGCTGTCTCACTCATGGTTCGATGTTCTTGTTGTGCCTTTCAGATAATCAGTACTGCGGATTTCCCCGTTGCCCTGTACGGCTTTGGCCTGAACCGACGAAATGGCCGATTGGAAAGCCGCGTTGCGGATTTATCTGGGCGATAGCTCGCGATATGAAGCGAGAAGTGAGGTTGGCGTCACACACGAGATTGCATATTCAATTCTTTCTACGTCAAATCTGTCGCAGGCAAATGTAGATCAAGAGCTAAATTTGGCCACTCGTTCGTTCAGGATAATACGTT
This portion of the Stigmatopora nigra isolate UIUO_SnigA chromosome 19, RoL_Snig_1.1, whole genome shotgun sequence genome encodes:
- the LOC144212754 gene encoding ADP/ATP translocase 2, yielding MSETAISFAKDFLAGGISAAISKTAVAPIERVKLLLQVQHASKQITADKQYKGIMDCVTRIPKEQGFLSFWRGNLANVIRYFPTQALNFAFKDKYKKIFLDGVDKRAQFWRYFAGNLASGGAAGATSLCFVYPLDFARTRLAADVGKAGAGREFNGLGDCLVKIFKSDGLRGLYQGFNVSVQGIIIYRAAYFGMYDTAKGMLPDSKNTSILVSWMIAQSVTAVAGLTSYPFDTVRRRMMMQSGRKGADIMYTGTIDCWRKIARDEGGKAFFKGAWSNVLRGMGGAFVLVLYDELKKVL